TCCTTCAGACCTGGACAACGACGGCTATATCTGTTACGCCGAACTCAATGAGCTCCTCAAAGAGTCGGGCCATCCGCTACCGGGCTACAAGGTTCGAGAAATCATCAACAAGCTGGATCGCGACAGCGACAACAAGATCAGTTTTAACGAGTACCTTGCGGTGAGTCCACTCGGCTTTAGGAAAAGTGCCCGTTTTTTTCGTACCCCTCGCCCTCGTGAAGTGCCACTGTAAATATAAAAAGCCTCTGTACGGAGGAAGTGATGTCAGCCATGTggtattttggggggttttcttTTTTCGCTATTTAATTTCACTGGTGTGGCAGAACTGCAGCAAAATGTTAAGCATCAAATCAGCATTCTGGGATGCGACTCACAAGCTGTTTTTatgattcatttcaaatgaatccaCGCACCCGCAAAAACTGGGTCATATGACTGAGTTATATTGACCCAGCGGCTTTGTGGAAAACTTGGTCACCGTTGGTCTAGTGTCTTTTTATAGCCATTTAGCTTCCGCTTGATGAGGCAAATGTCATTTTGTGCTGACTTGATTTCCCGAGATGTGTCATGAAGTCAtcccacacaaaaaaacaagacgcaATGCGGCTGCAAGGTAGATGTTTTCGTTCCTTCGTCGTTCTTTCTGGGAACACATGCGTATTGTTCCGAAACGTTTTATTGGTAGCGTGCCAACGGGGAAACATTCCAGCTCCGCCGCCGTCTAAAAGCCGACCTTGGTTGCTCTGACTCGATAAAGACAagcaggaaaatacattttaataagtGGAATTTGCTACTATTTGCAACAAGCGTGGTTTTGCAAAATCAGCCGTTGAACACAATTCTTGTGGTCAAGCAGCATTTACTTGCGGGCTGAGTAAGTAGGTTCCACaaaccatttcatttttcttcttcgatCGAGCGTAAAAACAGGCCCGGCGTGGTTTTTGATTCTTCTGAACGTGGCCaaatgcatttctttaattGCCAATTTTGATCTGGTGTCAGATCGTGAATGAGCTGAAGGGTTCCGAAGTAGCCAAAACCTTCCGTAAAGTCATCAACAGAAAAGAAGGCATCCTCGCCATCGGAGGAACGTCGGAGCTGTCGAGTGAAGGAACGCAACATTCTTTCTCAGGTAAGAAAACAATGGCCAAGAGTGACTTTACAGTCTGCCCAATTGACGTCTGTGCACTTTGACAGAGGAGGAGAGATTTGCTTTCGCAAAATGGATCAACAGTGCCCTGGAAAGAGACCCCGACTGCCAGCACATCTTGCCCATGGATCCCAGCACCGACTCTCTCTTCACGTCGGTGGCCGACGGCGTCCTGCTCTGGTGAGACTTTCTTCTCCTAACTTTAGTTTGACCTCTCGGAGACGTCAGGCCACTAACGGATAAGAAACCTCTCTAAGAAACGTATTGACCGCGGCTCCTAAACTGAGCGCTTTTGACAATCGCCAGCAAAATGATCAACCAATCCGTGCCGGACACCATTGACGAGAGGACCATCAACAAGAAGAAGCTGACGCCCTTTACGGCGCAGGTGAGTGAGTTCGTGGAATGGACAGCGCGAGGAAAAGgaatgaagtgtgtgtgtgaccaCCTGTGGCTCTTCCAGGAGAATctcaacttggcgctgaactcGGCCTCGGCCATTGGCTGCCACGTGGTCAACATCGGCGCTTTGGACCTGAAGGCCGGGAAGCCTCACTTGGTGCTGGGCCTGCTTTGGCAGATCATCAAGATCGGGTTGTTTGCCGACATCGAGCTGAGCAGAAACGAAGGTAAAATGGTCACAatgtccgccgccgccgccgccattccATCCGTCAATAATCCATTCCCCCCCCTCTTACCTGATCGTTCTTAACTTTGACAGCTTTGGCCGCCTTGCTGAGAGACGGCGAGACCCTGGAAGACTTAATGAAGTTGTCCCCCGAAGAACTGCTGCTACGCTGGGCTAACTTTCATCTGGAGAACGCCGGATGGCAAAAGATCAACAACTTCAGCTCTGACATTAAGGTAGGCGCGAGCAAAGGTCACTCGCACAAAAGTCAGGATGTCGGCCCAACTTTTGGCGAGACAGCCATCTCATCTGGATAATAATATGTGACATCAGTCCCTATTTTAGCATGACCTTTAATGtacaatgtttgttcttggtttctgaaatCAAAAACGGCCCCCCAAAATGCAACTTACCCTTCAGTTCcgacctatatatatatattttgcctTTGATTGTGGATTCTTTTTGCTAGTGCaactgaaaaatacggtatgtaagcAAGGGTAACATTAAGGTTAAATGTCAAGAGTCGGACAACTACGAAAACACGAGCAATTGGCGATATACGTACCTGTTGGTGGACGACGTACGTCGCCGCCGACGCCAACCTTCCCGTTTGATCCCCCAGGACTCCAGGGCCTACTTCCACCTCCTCAACCAGATCGCTCCCAAGGGCACCGAGGAAGGCAAACCGGCCATCGACATCAACATGTCGGGCTTCAGCGTAAGTAGCCGGCCGGATCTCGGGATGGTCCCGAGCCTCTCCGATCCAGAGCGTTGACGAGCGCCATTTCAGGAGAGGGACGACGTGAAGAGGGCGGAAGCTATGCTGCAGCAGGCCGACCGGCTGGGATGCCGACAGTTCGTCACCCCGACGGACGTGGTGTGCGGCCACCCCAAACTCAACATGGCCTTTGTGGCCAACTTGTTTAACAAATACCCGGCTCTGAAGAAACCCGAGAACCAGGACCTGGACTGGCATCTGCTGGAAGGTGAGTTTTGGGCAACGCGGAACGTCCAGGAAACCATCTGGGTCCATCTTTTGCCCTTTCAGGTGAAACCCGAGAGGAGCGGACCTTCCGAAACTGGATGAACTCGCTGGGGGTCAACCCGACTGTCAATCATCTTTATCTGTAAGTGCCAGCGTCCTATCTCCAcggggcagtttttttttacaaatttgaaATAAGGTTTGACTAATAGATCATTTTTTCAAGATCGGCGATCGGTATCTAGTCAAAGTTATTTTCGCTGTTTGGGGGATCGTTCTCATAAGGGGCGAACGATTAATTGGTCCAAAACGGACTTTTTCAAGATGGTAATAAAGAaagatttgtattttaaaaaatctttcttaaaaaaaaaaaagaaaatac
The nucleotide sequence above comes from Stigmatopora argus isolate UIUO_Sarg chromosome 22, RoL_Sarg_1.0, whole genome shotgun sequence. Encoded proteins:
- the pls3 gene encoding plastin-3, translating into MSAFTTTKNGDSVQNLKPPQHPPVTGSGRAAGGDSAVGRDNNSNFSLLLTRRGGDSTANWTPSGTSGAQSPYILLTDQPQVNHKNMSGKISKEELEEIRETFGKIDLDNDGYICYAELNELLKESGHPLPGYKVREIINKLDRDSDNKISFNEYLAIVNELKGSEVAKTFRKVINRKEGILAIGGTSELSSEGTQHSFSEEERFAFAKWINSALERDPDCQHILPMDPSTDSLFTSVADGVLLCKMINQSVPDTIDERTINKKKLTPFTAQENLNLALNSASAIGCHVVNIGALDLKAGKPHLVLGLLWQIIKIGLFADIELSRNEALAALLRDGETLEDLMKLSPEELLLRWANFHLENAGWQKINNFSSDIKDSRAYFHLLNQIAPKGTEEGKPAIDINMSGFSERDDVKRAEAMLQQADRLGCRQFVTPTDVVCGHPKLNMAFVANLFNKYPALKKPENQDLDWHLLEGETREERTFRNWMNSLGVNPTVNHLYLDLQDAIVILQLYEKIKVRVDWDSKVNRPPYPKLGTNMKKLENCNYAVELGKTTKFSLVGIGGQDLNDGNSTLTLALVWQIMRRYTLNVLENLGEGEKVNDDIIVKWVNKTLAEAGKGTKISSFKDREISSSLAVLQLIDAIQPGSVKFELVKTGNLSEADKLENAKYAISMARKIGARVYALPEDLVEVKPKMVMTVFACLMGRGMKRV